In Aureibaculum algae, the following are encoded in one genomic region:
- a CDS encoding xylulokinase: MYYIGFDLGSSSIKAALVEISTGKSIGVVQEPETEMTMLALKNGWAEQKPEEWWQYICKATERLKKTYNISRTQIKGIGIAYQMHGLVVVDKAGKPLRKSIIWCDSRAVEIGNKGFKDMGEEKCTSHLLNSPANFTASKLKWVKENEPEIYKNIYKFMLPGDFIAFKFSNKMTTTISGLSEGIFWDFKNDTVANFLLENYGIDNALVPDIVPTFGEQCMVSEKGELESGLAAGTPIFYRAGDQPNNALALNVFNPGEIAATGGTSGVVYAVTEKLSGKESTRVNNFAHVNYTKSKPRIGKLLNINGAGIQYRWLLNNLAVNSYEEMNNLASEIPVGSDGVCMLPFGNGAERMLNNLEIGTRLVNVNLNNHHKGHVCRAALEGIAFSFVYGMEILTSDGIDVNVIRAGNDNLFRSEIFANTVATLIQHEIEIYNTTGAIGAARASGLHKGDFESYGKLIMENDHVMTFMPFKDKEPYLKAYQNWKKELELILSTK, encoded by the coding sequence ATGTATTACATCGGATTTGATTTAGGAAGTTCATCTATCAAGGCTGCTCTTGTTGAAATTTCAACAGGAAAAAGTATTGGAGTTGTTCAAGAACCAGAAACAGAAATGACTATGCTAGCATTAAAGAATGGCTGGGCAGAGCAAAAACCGGAAGAATGGTGGCAATATATTTGCAAAGCCACGGAAAGGTTAAAAAAGACTTATAATATTTCAAGAACGCAAATTAAAGGTATTGGTATTGCTTACCAAATGCACGGTTTAGTTGTTGTAGATAAAGCGGGAAAACCCTTGCGAAAAAGCATTATTTGGTGTGATAGTAGAGCTGTTGAAATAGGTAATAAGGGATTTAAAGATATGGGAGAAGAAAAATGTACTTCTCATTTACTAAATTCTCCAGCTAACTTTACGGCTTCAAAATTAAAATGGGTGAAAGAAAATGAACCAGAAATTTATAAAAACATTTATAAATTTATGTTACCAGGAGATTTTATCGCCTTTAAGTTTTCAAACAAAATGACAACTACAATTTCTGGTCTATCAGAAGGTATATTTTGGGATTTTAAAAACGATACTGTAGCTAACTTTTTATTAGAAAATTATGGCATTGATAACGCTTTAGTGCCAGATATTGTACCAACGTTTGGAGAACAATGTATGGTAAGTGAAAAAGGTGAGTTAGAAAGTGGATTAGCAGCTGGAACACCGATTTTTTATAGAGCAGGAGACCAACCAAATAATGCATTAGCTTTAAATGTATTTAATCCTGGTGAAATTGCTGCAACTGGTGGAACATCTGGTGTTGTATATGCAGTTACCGAAAAATTATCAGGTAAAGAAAGTACGAGAGTAAACAATTTTGCACACGTAAATTATACAAAATCTAAACCTCGTATTGGTAAATTGTTGAATATTAACGGTGCTGGAATTCAATACAGATGGTTGCTCAACAACTTGGCCGTTAATTCTTATGAAGAAATGAATAATTTGGCATCAGAAATTCCTGTAGGGTCAGATGGCGTTTGTATGCTTCCTTTTGGAAACGGTGCAGAAAGAATGTTAAATAATTTGGAAATAGGAACCAGGTTAGTCAATGTAAACTTAAATAATCATCACAAGGGGCATGTTTGTAGAGCTGCTTTAGAAGGTATTGCATTCTCATTTGTTTACGGTATGGAAATTTTAACATCAGACGGAATAGATGTAAATGTAATTCGTGCTGGAAATGATAATTTATTTCGTTCAGAAATTTTTGCAAACACTGTTGCTACGTTAATACAACACGAAATAGAAATTTATAATACAACCGGTGCTATTGGAGCAGCACGTGCTTCTGGCTTGCATAAAGGAGATTTTGAAAGCTATGGAAAACTAATTATGGAAAACGATCATGTAATGACGTTTATGCCTTTTAAAGATAAAGAACCATACTTAAAAGCATACCAAAATTGGAAAAAAGAATTAGAACTAATATTAAGTACAAAATAA
- a CDS encoding GntR family transcriptional regulator has translation MLKENFTFKLLQNSDIPKYKQLVNAIKDAIAKNDITIGDSLPSVNVMCKTYELSRDTVFKSYSLLKEQGVVDAVPNKGYYVASDTKRVLLVLDTFKAYKEVLYHSFINNMPNNIITDVQFHHYNIDNFETIMNNSKGKYYKYVVMPFDHKKVASVLSDIEEQNLLLIDWNMHSSPSSNYVFQDFGASFEQALTGAVTLFKKYSELHFIYPNYTNHSKESITFFKSFCDKYGFKYKVITNPNEFIIEKNIAYISVSDRILGSFLEQCRERDFEPGVDVGFLSYNETPMKKFIYKGISVVSTDFKKLGTKAAEFITKEKPIQCYIPTKLTIRESL, from the coding sequence ATGTTAAAAGAAAATTTTACATTTAAGTTACTTCAAAACAGTGATATTCCAAAATATAAGCAGTTGGTTAATGCTATTAAAGATGCCATTGCTAAAAATGATATTACCATTGGAGATTCACTTCCTTCGGTAAATGTAATGTGCAAGACCTATGAATTGTCAAGAGATACGGTTTTCAAATCCTATTCATTATTGAAAGAACAAGGAGTTGTAGATGCTGTTCCTAATAAAGGATATTATGTGGCTAGTGATACCAAAAGAGTGCTTTTGGTTTTAGATACTTTTAAGGCCTATAAAGAGGTTTTATATCATTCGTTTATAAATAATATGCCTAATAATATTATAACCGATGTTCAATTTCATCATTATAATATTGACAATTTTGAAACTATTATGAATAATAGTAAAGGTAAATATTACAAGTATGTAGTTATGCCTTTTGACCATAAGAAAGTAGCTTCGGTATTATCAGATATAGAGGAGCAAAATTTACTTTTAATCGACTGGAATATGCATTCTAGCCCCTCAAGTAATTACGTTTTTCAAGATTTTGGAGCTTCTTTTGAACAGGCACTTACAGGGGCTGTTACTTTGTTTAAAAAATACAGTGAGCTTCATTTTATTTATCCAAATTATACAAATCATAGTAAAGAGTCAATTACCTTTTTTAAGAGTTTTTGTGATAAATATGGATTTAAATACAAGGTAATTACCAACCCGAACGAGTTTATTATTGAAAAAAATATTGCATATATAAGTGTTAGTGATCGAATTTTAGGCAGTTTTTTAGAACAGTGTCGCGAAAGAGATTTTGAACCTGGCGTAGATGTTGGCTTTTTATCGTACAACGAAACGCCCATGAAAAAATTCATTTACAAAGGTATTTCTGTGGTTTCCACTGATTTTAAAAAGTTGGGTACAAAAGCAGCTGAATTTATCACAAAAGAGAAACCTATACAATGTTATATACCAACAAAATTAACCATTAGAGAATCATTATAA
- a CDS encoding solute:sodium symporter family transporter, producing the protein MGIITFLAFTLLVAAIAWWSTKTTDEKSSDGYFLGGRSLTGPVIAGSLLLTNLSTEQIVGMNGVSFRDGLPIMAYEVVAAIAMVFTAFVLLPKYLKSGIATIPQFLEKRYGKSTKTIVSLLFLLGYAISMLPTVLYSGALAINTMFDIPEALNMGPEAALWVTVWSIGIIGSIYAIFGGLKAVAVSDSINAVGLIVGGSLIPIFGLMKIGDGNVFTGLNRLTTALPEKFDIIGGPDSDVPFWTLFTGMIIVNFYYWGTNQAIIQRALGAKNLKEGQKGLLLAAFIKILGPFIVVLPGIIAFYIFNGDLANPDEAYPMVVKAVLPVAFIGFFAAVLFGAILSSFNSALNSSVTLFGLDFYKEYINKEASELQVVRAGKIFGIVLALFSMGIAPLLYGVEGGIFTYLQQLNGTHSVPILAIVIVGIFSKRVSAKAANIAILFSAITYLITLYVIKPDISFLHLMGILFVLTIIIMFVVSKFVPRETDYVQVYTKQVDITNWKYLKPVGYAVVAAVIGIYIYLS; encoded by the coding sequence ATGGGAATAATAACGTTTTTGGCTTTTACATTATTGGTTGCTGCTATCGCATGGTGGTCCACAAAAACAACAGATGAAAAGTCTTCTGACGGTTATTTTTTAGGAGGAAGAAGTTTAACAGGGCCCGTTATTGCTGGTTCTTTGTTACTGACAAACTTATCAACTGAACAAATTGTGGGTATGAATGGTGTTTCGTTTAGAGACGGATTACCTATTATGGCCTATGAAGTGGTTGCTGCAATTGCCATGGTTTTTACCGCATTTGTTTTATTACCTAAATATCTAAAAAGTGGTATTGCAACGATTCCACAATTTTTAGAAAAAAGATATGGTAAATCTACCAAAACTATTGTTTCTTTATTATTCTTATTAGGGTACGCAATATCTATGTTGCCAACAGTATTGTATTCTGGTGCTTTGGCCATTAATACGATGTTTGATATTCCTGAGGCATTAAATATGGGGCCAGAAGCTGCACTTTGGGTTACCGTTTGGTCCATAGGGATAATAGGAAGTATTTATGCAATTTTTGGAGGATTAAAAGCTGTTGCAGTATCTGATTCTATTAATGCTGTGGGGTTAATTGTTGGGGGCTCGTTAATACCCATTTTTGGACTTATGAAAATTGGCGATGGTAATGTTTTTACAGGTTTAAATAGATTAACAACGGCACTCCCTGAGAAATTTGATATTATTGGTGGTCCCGATTCCGATGTGCCATTTTGGACACTTTTTACAGGAATGATAATTGTTAACTTTTACTATTGGGGAACCAACCAAGCAATCATACAAAGAGCTCTTGGAGCTAAAAATTTAAAAGAAGGTCAGAAAGGGCTTTTACTCGCTGCATTTATTAAAATTCTGGGACCTTTTATTGTAGTTCTTCCCGGTATTATTGCATTCTATATTTTTAATGGTGATTTAGCAAATCCTGATGAAGCATACCCAATGGTTGTTAAGGCAGTGTTACCTGTTGCATTCATTGGTTTTTTTGCAGCAGTATTGTTTGGTGCCATTTTAAGTTCATTTAATAGTGCCTTAAATAGTTCGGTTACTTTATTTGGTCTTGATTTTTATAAGGAATATATTAATAAAGAGGCATCTGAATTACAAGTTGTACGTGCAGGTAAAATATTTGGTATTGTTTTAGCCTTATTTTCTATGGGGATAGCTCCATTACTTTACGGTGTTGAAGGTGGTATATTTACATACCTTCAGCAATTAAATGGTACGCATAGTGTACCTATTTTAGCTATTGTTATTGTGGGTATATTTTCAAAACGTGTTTCTGCAAAAGCTGCAAATATTGCTATTTTATTTAGTGCAATTACCTATTTAATAACATTGTATGTAATTAAACCAGATATTAGTTTCTTACACCTGATGGGTATCTTGTTTGTGTTAACCATTATAATAATGTTTGTTGTCAGTAAATTCGTTCCACGAGAAACAGATTATGTTCAAGTATATACGAAGCAAGTAGATATAACTAATTGGAAATATTTAAAACCAGTTGGCTATGCTGTAGTTGCTGCCGTTATTGGAATCTATATTTATTTATCCTAA
- a CDS encoding L-ribulose-5-phosphate 4-epimerase, producing MSSIYSALKQECYEANMELNALGLVIYTFGNVSAVDRKKGVFAIKPSGVPYEILTPEDIVILDYNNTIIEGELRPSSDTKTHAYLYKNWNDIGGIAHTHAMYSVAWAQAQKDIPIFGTTHADHLTSDIPCAPPMSDELIKGNYEHNTGIQIIDCFKDKGLSHTEVEMILIGNHGPFTWGIDAAKAVYNSKVLETVAQMATLTLQINPNAPKLKESLIKKHYERKHGKNAYYGQ from the coding sequence ATGAGTTCTATTTACAGTGCACTTAAGCAAGAATGTTATGAAGCAAACATGGAGTTAAACGCTCTGGGTTTAGTAATTTATACATTTGGAAATGTGAGTGCGGTTGATCGTAAAAAAGGTGTTTTTGCAATTAAGCCAAGTGGTGTTCCTTACGAAATCTTAACACCTGAAGATATTGTAATCCTCGATTATAATAATACCATAATTGAAGGGGAATTAAGACCTTCTTCTGACACCAAAACTCATGCCTATCTTTATAAAAATTGGAATGATATTGGAGGTATTGCACATACACATGCCATGTATTCCGTAGCCTGGGCTCAGGCTCAAAAAGATATTCCTATTTTTGGAACTACGCATGCTGATCATTTAACTTCAGATATTCCTTGTGCTCCACCAATGAGTGATGAACTCATTAAAGGGAATTATGAACATAATACCGGAATTCAAATAATTGATTGTTTTAAAGATAAAGGTCTCTCACATACCGAAGTTGAAATGATATTGATAGGGAATCATGGACCATTTACATGGGGTATTGATGCGGCTAAGGCGGTTTATAACAGTAAAGTGTTAGAAACAGTAGCTCAAATGGCAACCTTAACATTGCAGATAAATCCTAATGCACCAAAGCTGAAAGAATCATTAATTAAGAAGCATTACGAACGTAAGCATGGCAAAAACGCCTATTACGGACAGTAA
- a CDS encoding ribulokinase gives MRNYVIGLDYGSDSVRAVLIETATGQEIASKVHFYQRWKQNKYCNASINQFRQHPLDHIEGLEDVIKSVVTQSKVEPESIKGICIDTTGSSPIPIDKCGTPLALTKGFEENPNAMMILWKDHTAINEANEINELAENWGGENYTKYEGGIYSSEWFWAKILHIIRQDDAVKNAAYSWMEHCDLLTYLLIENKDLKSFKRSRCAAGHKAMWHESWGGLPSEAFLEQLDPYLSSLRNRLFDETYTSNEVAGKLSVEWSKKLGLTTNTVIAVGTFDAHAGALGAKIEEHTLVRVMGTSTCDIMVSSKKLLGTKTVKGICGQVDGSVIPGMEGLEAGQSAFGDLLAWFKDMLSWPIDNLVLTSDVLDEAQKSELKEEIEANFIKKLSEQAENIPLSESIPTALDWINGRRTPDANQALKAAMSNLSLGTKAPHIFKALVNAICFGSKKIVERFEEEGVAINSVIGIGGVARKSPFIMQTLANVLDKPIKVAASDQAPALGAAIYAAVASGIYANVIEASKKMGSNFEVIYYPEKEKVPVYKNQMQSYNELSSFVENITKK, from the coding sequence GTGAGAAATTATGTTATTGGTTTAGATTATGGGTCTGATTCTGTTCGTGCAGTATTAATTGAGACCGCAACAGGACAGGAAATAGCTTCCAAAGTCCATTTTTACCAGAGATGGAAGCAAAATAAGTATTGTAATGCTTCCATTAATCAATTTAGACAACATCCATTAGATCATATAGAAGGGTTAGAAGATGTTATAAAATCTGTGGTAACACAAAGTAAAGTTGAACCAGAATCAATAAAAGGTATTTGTATTGATACAACTGGTTCTTCTCCAATTCCAATTGATAAATGTGGTACACCCTTAGCTTTAACTAAAGGTTTTGAAGAGAATCCTAATGCGATGATGATCCTTTGGAAAGATCATACTGCAATTAATGAAGCTAACGAAATAAATGAATTAGCCGAAAATTGGGGAGGAGAAAACTATACAAAATATGAAGGTGGTATCTATTCCTCAGAATGGTTTTGGGCAAAAATTTTACATATCATCCGACAAGATGATGCGGTAAAAAATGCGGCATATTCATGGATGGAACATTGCGATTTACTCACCTATTTACTTATAGAAAATAAAGATTTAAAATCATTTAAACGCAGCCGTTGTGCAGCTGGGCATAAAGCCATGTGGCATGAGTCATGGGGTGGTTTACCATCAGAAGCATTTTTAGAACAACTAGATCCATATTTGTCTAGTCTACGCAATAGATTGTTTGATGAGACTTACACTTCTAATGAAGTTGCAGGAAAGCTAAGTGTTGAGTGGTCAAAAAAATTAGGACTAACAACAAATACGGTAATTGCAGTAGGTACATTTGATGCTCATGCAGGAGCACTTGGAGCAAAAATAGAAGAACATACCTTGGTAAGAGTTATGGGTACGTCAACCTGTGATATAATGGTTTCTTCAAAAAAACTTTTAGGTACCAAAACGGTAAAGGGTATTTGTGGACAAGTTGATGGTTCTGTAATTCCAGGAATGGAAGGTTTAGAAGCAGGTCAGTCTGCTTTTGGTGATTTATTAGCATGGTTTAAAGATATGTTGTCTTGGCCAATTGATAATCTCGTTTTAACTTCAGATGTTTTAGATGAAGCACAAAAAAGTGAATTAAAAGAAGAAATAGAAGCCAATTTTATAAAGAAATTAAGTGAACAAGCGGAAAATATTCCGCTGTCAGAAAGCATACCAACTGCTTTAGATTGGATAAACGGTAGAAGAACACCTGATGCCAATCAAGCGTTGAAAGCAGCAATGTCTAACTTATCTTTAGGTACTAAAGCCCCACATATTTTTAAAGCATTGGTAAATGCGATATGTTTTGGTTCTAAAAAAATAGTGGAACGTTTTGAAGAAGAAGGCGTTGCCATCAATAGTGTAATTGGTATCGGTGGTGTAGCAAGAAAATCTCCTTTTATTATGCAAACACTAGCCAATGTTTTAGATAAGCCGATTAAAGTGGCAGCTTCTGATCAAGCACCTGCATTGGGTGCAGCTATATATGCCGCTGTAGCGTCAGGAATTTACGCTAATGTAATTGAAGCGAGTAAAAAAATGGGAAGTAATTTTGAAGTAATCTATTATCCTGAAAAGGAAAAAGTACCTGTGTATAAAAATCAGATGCAATCCTATAACGAACTGAGTTCTTTTGTAGAAAATATCACTAAAAAATAA
- the araA gene encoding L-arabinose isomerase has protein sequence MIDSSKKEIWFVTGSQHLYGDDTLNQVAENSKEIVKGFNASSHLPIKIIYKPTVKTPDEITNVCQEANISKSCIGIITWMHTFSPAKMWINGLTILNKPLCHLHTQFNAEIPWKSIDMDFMNLNQSAHGDREFGFMMTRMRKKRKVVVGHWQDERVQYKVGVWSRVVLGWDELQHLKVARIGDNMREVAVTEGDKVAAQMRFGFSVNGFDSSDVVKHINEVTDTDLNKLLAIYEESYDLTPSLKIGGAQRDSLIEAAKIELGFRAFLEEGGFNAFTDTFENLGELKQLPGLAVQRLMADGYGFGAEGDWRTAAMLRAIKVMNVGLKGGVSFMEDYTYHFTPQKSYVLGSHMLEICPSIAEGKPSCEVHPLGIGGKEDPARLVFNSTTGDAINVSLVDMGTRFRLIVNEVEAIKPLEDLPNLPVARVLWDAKPSLEVAATAWILAGGAHHTVFSQSITSEYMEDFADIAGIELLVIDEKTTVRDFKDKINANEAYYHMFQHGL, from the coding sequence ATGATAGATAGTTCAAAAAAAGAAATTTGGTTTGTTACTGGGAGCCAACATTTGTACGGTGATGATACCTTAAATCAAGTAGCAGAAAATTCAAAGGAAATTGTAAAAGGTTTTAATGCTTCCTCGCATTTACCTATTAAAATAATTTATAAACCAACCGTAAAAACGCCTGACGAAATTACTAACGTATGTCAGGAAGCTAACATTTCAAAAAGTTGTATTGGTATTATTACTTGGATGCACACTTTTTCGCCGGCTAAAATGTGGATAAATGGTTTAACGATTTTAAATAAACCATTGTGTCATTTGCATACACAATTTAATGCCGAAATACCTTGGAAGTCGATAGATATGGATTTTATGAATCTAAACCAATCTGCACATGGTGACAGAGAATTTGGTTTTATGATGACTAGAATGCGTAAAAAACGAAAAGTTGTTGTAGGACATTGGCAAGATGAACGCGTTCAGTATAAAGTGGGTGTATGGTCGAGAGTTGTTTTAGGATGGGATGAATTACAACATTTAAAAGTAGCCAGAATTGGTGATAATATGCGTGAAGTTGCTGTTACTGAAGGTGATAAAGTTGCTGCTCAAATGCGATTTGGTTTTTCTGTAAATGGTTTTGATTCATCTGATGTAGTAAAGCATATTAATGAGGTTACTGATACTGATTTAAACAAATTATTAGCAATCTATGAAGAGAGTTATGACTTGACTCCATCGCTGAAAATAGGTGGTGCTCAAAGAGATTCACTAATTGAAGCTGCTAAAATAGAGTTAGGCTTTCGGGCTTTTTTAGAAGAAGGAGGGTTTAATGCATTTACAGATACTTTTGAAAATTTAGGCGAATTAAAACAATTACCAGGCCTTGCTGTGCAAAGATTAATGGCCGATGGTTATGGTTTTGGAGCAGAAGGTGATTGGAGAACAGCGGCAATGCTGCGAGCTATTAAAGTTATGAATGTAGGTTTAAAAGGTGGTGTTTCATTTATGGAAGATTATACCTATCATTTCACACCTCAAAAATCGTATGTTTTGGGCTCTCATATGTTAGAAATTTGTCCATCCATAGCTGAAGGGAAACCATCTTGTGAAGTACATCCATTGGGTATTGGAGGCAAAGAAGATCCAGCCAGACTCGTATTTAATTCAACTACTGGAGATGCTATAAATGTATCACTGGTTGATATGGGTACTAGATTTAGGCTCATTGTAAATGAAGTGGAAGCGATAAAACCTTTGGAGGATTTACCAAATTTACCAGTAGCTAGAGTATTGTGGGATGCAAAACCGAGTTTAGAAGTTGCAGCCACTGCGTGGATTTTAGCGGGTGGTGCTCATCATACCGTCTTTAGTCAATCGATAACTTCAGAGTATATGGAAGATTTTGCTGACATTGCAGGAATAGAGTTATTAGTTATTGATGAGAAAACTACCGTAAGAGATTTTAAAGATAAAATTAATGCAAACGAAGCATATTATCATATGTTTCAACATGGCTTATAA